The DNA region CGCGGGCGGCGTTCAAGCTTGCCGAGCTTGATGACAAGGACCGCCTGTTTCGCCCCGGCCAGCGGGTCGTGGATCTGGGTGCGGCCCCCGGTAGCTGGTCGCAGGTGGCGCGCGAACGGGTCGGGTCTGGCGGCATCGTCATTGCCCTGGATATCCTGCCCATGGAGCCTCTTGAGGGAGTGACCTTCATCGAGGGCGATTTTCGTGAGGACGAGCCGCTCGAGGCCCTGGAAACGGCACTGAACGGCGCGCGAGTAGACCTTGTGCTGTCGGACATGGCGCCCAATATCTCCGGTATCGGGCCGGCCGACCAGGCGCGCAGCATGTACCTGGCGGAGCTGGCCATGGCCTTTGCCGTCGAGTGGCTGGATATTTCAGGGGTCTTCGTGGTCAAAGTCTTTCAGGGTGAAGGGTTTGACGCGTTTCTCAAGGAGCTGCGTCAGGCCTTTGGCAGCGTGAAGGTGCGCAAGCCCCGTGCCTCGCGCCCGGAAAGCCGCGAAGTCTACCTGGTGGCAAGAGACCGCAAGGGCTGAGAGTATCCGTTGATTACACATGCGATAGAATGGGTCAGGTGGCCACAAGACCCGACCCCGGAGTAATGTTTTGAGTGATTTTGCCAAGAATCTTCTAATGTGGATCATCATCGCGGTGGTGCTGATGAGTGTGTTCAATCACTACTCACAGACCGACCCCGAGCCGCGCGAGATGATCTACTCGGTGTTCCTGGAGCAGGTCCGCAGCGGCAACATCGAGGAAGTGGTGATCCAGGAAGGCCAGGGTGGCAAGACCATCACCGGCCAGACGCTGGATGGGCGTGACTTTCTGGTAACCGCGCCGCGTGATGACGGGCTGATCAAGGATCTGCTCGATCACAATGTCGCCATTGACGCCAAGCC from Wenzhouxiangella sp. AB-CW3 includes:
- a CDS encoding RlmE family RNA methyltransferase — translated: MSNWKKRQESDPYVKQARERGYRARAAFKLAELDDKDRLFRPGQRVVDLGAAPGSWSQVARERVGSGGIVIALDILPMEPLEGVTFIEGDFREDEPLEALETALNGARVDLVLSDMAPNISGIGPADQARSMYLAELAMAFAVEWLDISGVFVVKVFQGEGFDAFLKELRQAFGSVKVRKPRASRPESREVYLVARDRKG